A window from Athalia rosae chromosome 5, iyAthRosa1.1, whole genome shotgun sequence encodes these proteins:
- the LOC105692933 gene encoding WD repeat domain phosphoinositide-interacting protein 4-like: MATNRGVINLRFNQDQGCFTCCMETGMRVYNVEPLVEKAHFENELMGSIGIGEMLWRTNIVAVVGGGTRPKFADNTVLIYDDLTKKFVLEITFTSTVKAVRLRRDKLIVALQREIHVFSFPAPTRRLLTLETRENPKGLVEVATLATAQKQLLVFPGHKLGSVHLVDLAATDAGTSSTPATLVAHQGALACLAVNASGTMIATASAQGTLVRVWDSVRRHLLIALRRGADPATLYCINFSRDSEFLCVSSDKGTVHIFALKDTHLNRRSTFSSIGFLGNYVESQWALATFTVPPECACVCAFGSRSSVIAVCLDGTFHKYVFTADGNCNREAFDVFLDVCDDDF, encoded by the exons ATGGCGACGAATCGAGGTGTCATTAACCTGAGATTTAATCAGGACCAAG GATGCTTTACCTGCTGCATGGAGACTGGAATGCGAGTTTACAATGTGGAGCCATTGGTTGAGAAAGcacattttgaaaacgaaCTAATGGGAAGTATAGGGATTGGGGAAATGCTCTGGAGAACAAACATAGTGGCAGTAGTAGGAGGTGGAACAAGACCGAAATTTGCCGACAACACAGTCCTGATCTATGATGatctgacaaaaaaatttgttctcgAAATAACATTCACCAGCACTGTTAAAGCAGTCAGGTTACGAAGGGACAA ACTGATTGTTGCTCTGCAGCGTGAAATTCACGTGTTCTCATTTCCGGCACCCACAAGAAGGCTTCTTACTTTGGAAACCAGAGAAAATCCAAAGGGCTTGGTTGAGGTTGCAACTCTTGCAACTGCACAAAAACAATTACTTGTATTCCCTGGTCACAAACTTGGCAGTGTTCACCTTGTGGACTTGGCTGCCACCGATGCAGGGACTTCTAGTACACCAGCAACTCTAGTTGCTCAccag GGTGCACTCGCTTGCTTAGCTGTGAATGCCAGTGGTACGATGATAGCAACAGCATCAGCTCAGGGCACATTGGTCAGAGTTTGGGACAGCGTTCGCAGGCATTTGTTGATAGCATTACGGAGGGGTGCTGATCCCGCTACTCTGTATTG caTCAACTTCAGCAGGGATTCGGAGTTCTTGTGCGTGTCAAGTGACAAGGGAACTGTCCACATATTTGCTCTGAAAGACACGCATCTAAACCGCAGATCAAC ATTTTCAAGCATCGGCTTCCTTGGCAATTACGTGGAAAGTCAATGGGCCTTAGCCACTTTTACAGTGCCCCCTGAGTGCGCCTGTGTTTGTGCGTTCGGTTCGCGAAGTTCTGTGATCG CCGTTTGTTTGGATGGTACTTTCCACAAGTATGTTTTTACTGCGGATGGAAATTGCAACAGAGAGGCGTTCGACGTTTTCTTGGACGTGTGTGATGacgatttttaa
- the LOC112694999 gene encoding uncharacterized protein LOC112694999, translating into MVRLTGRYFAMFISGFVGLFALATYPVMIQPMLNPEPYKKNRERAYGKAGPPLG; encoded by the exons atggtTAGATTAACTGGTAGATATTTCGCAATGTTCATTAGCGGATTTGTAGGATTATTTGCGCTGGCTACTTATCCAGTGATGATACAACCGATGCTGAATCCAGAACCTTACA aaaaaaacagagaacgaGCATATGGCAAGGCTGGCCCACCACTTGGATGA
- the LOC105692923 gene encoding zinc finger CCCH domain-containing protein 11A-like, whose amino-acid sequence LLSIFIPYSLDPAAFWGSVISVRTSCDSANADARRIFSGKARVPKEKRRHQPTHHDWTKEHDHSSFYEFLQMEHSQKNTDCYFFYYSTCLKGDACAFRHEPTALGCETMCSYWQQGNCLNEHCNYRHMELKKNRKSIPCYWETQPSGCRKPHCCFMHKNARGPAAAEPNNSGRNNDLTSKPVNQDWANSQDDGKYDSDLRTPLDGSSSESDPGRGGSEAGSFIGSPAVDPLVVNFEEESDNESVPSPTKPQMRMLHVKTLEEIKLERIQAESAAYYNYTHEDLPGIPHNTGELTASRNTMGAGASTLERNLRARLANRLYNQGSSQGAQMTQGNNATKMTSEVRENLDFQILSLDEIRKRRRRMHPASGSSEPSSKVPRILEEKFSSDSAEIIVKSLPEIRASKADRKESSTDQTSNGVSSTNSTCDAAGATVSSDLENVLNRNGEKIYVVQQPRTAVTATAAPPVRLRRAHRTPTESSQKKNNSTCEIPEITSSDSSQEAAAIPDRLTLIASRPSSSARDDRQETVKENENKLDDNGRLREENRLDRNDETVANGESEFRCSSSSSDLRAITVSRRVSMPSVSDDDYLMMDASSMDHTATADNILQDIDELLND is encoded by the exons CTACTGTCGATATTTATCCCCTACTCTCTAGACCCGGCGGCGTTTTGGGGTTCGGTGATATCCGTTCGTACTTCGTGTGATTCCGCGAACGCAGACGCCAGACGGATATTCTCGGGCAAAGCAAGAGtgccgaaggaaaaaagaagacatcAGCCGACGCATCACGACTGGAC CAAGGAACACGACCATTCATCTTTTTACGAATTCTTGCAGATGGAGCACAGTCAAAAAAACACCGACTGCTACTTTTTCTACTATTCGACATGTTTAAAG GGTGACGCTTGCGCATTTAGACATGAACCCACTGCTTTGGGTTGCGAGACAATGTGCTCGTACTGGCAACAAGGCAACTGTCTCAACGAGCACTGCAACTACAGACACATGGAGCTTAAG AAAAATCGTAAATCCATCCCATGCTACTGGGAAACACAGCCGAGTGGATGCAGAAAACCTCACTGCTGTTTTATGCACAAGAACGCTCGTGGGCCTGCAGCTGCTGAGCCCAATAATTCTGGCAGAAATAATGACTTGACTTCAAAGCCCGTCAATCAAGACTGGGCCAACTCTCAGG ATGATGGAAAGTACGATTCGGACCTTCGCACACCCCTAGATGGAAGTAGCAGTGAGTCCGATCCAGGTCGTGGTGGCAGCGAAGCTGGGAGTTTCATTGGCAGTCCAGCGGTCGACCCTCTTGTCGTCAATTTTGAGGAAG AGTCAGACAATGAAAGTGTACCATCACCAACAAAGCCGCAAATGCGAATGCTACACGTTAAGACCCTCGAAGAAATCAAACTTGAACGTATCCAGGCGGAGAGCGCTGCTTACTACAATTATACTCACGAAGATTTACCTGGAATTCCTCATAACACCGGAGAGCTAACAGCGTCGAGAAATACGATGGGGGCTGGGGCTTCAACTCTCGAACGTAATCTACGCGCTCGTTTGGCTAACCGTCTCTACAATCAGGGTAGTTCACAGGGGGCCCAAATGACTCAAGGAAACAACGCCACGAAGATGACTTCAGAAGTACGGGAGAATTTAGATTTCCAGATTCTATCTCTTGACGAGATAAGGAAACGTCGACGAAGAATGCATCCTGCATCAGGATCCTCGGAACCTTCTTCAAAGGTACCTCGGATATTGGAAGAGAAATTCTCTTCAGATTCAGctgaaattattgtaaaaagtTTACCTGAAATCCGGGCTTCAAAAGCTGATAGAAAGGAAAGCTCAACAGATCAAACATCAAACGGAGTTTCGTCGACAAATTCCACCTGCGACGCAGCTGGTGCTACGGTTTCCTCTGATCTTGAAAATGTTTTGAACCGTAATGGCGAAAAGATATACGTTGTTCAACAGCCGAGAACTGCTGTGACCGCAACAGCGGCACCACCCGTAAGGCTTCGACGTGCACATAGGACCCCTACAGAAtcatcacaaaaaaaaaataattcaacatgTGAAATTCCTGAAATTACCAGCAGCGACAGTAGCCAAGAGGCTGCCGCTATTCCGGATAGATTAACTTTGATAGCTTCACGCCCTTCCTCCTCAGCGAGGGACGATCGTCAAGAAActgtaaaagaaaatgaaaataagttaGACGATAACGGCAgattgagagaagaaaatcgacTAGATCGTAATGACGAGACCGTAGCCAACGGAGAGTCGGAATTCAGGTGTTCATCTTCCTCATCAGATTTGAGGGCGATTACTGTTTCGCGCAGAGTTTCTATGCCCAGTGTTTCGGACGACGATTACCTTATGATGGACGCTTCATCCATGGACCACACAGCTACGGCTGATAATATTTTGCAGGATATAGACGAGTTATTGAATGATTGA